From the Sphingomonas suaedae genome, one window contains:
- the cobT gene encoding cobaltochelatase subunit CobT, whose amino-acid sequence MPTDSPLDQFKSVLAGTARALSNEPELELAFSADAPAQSGRHLKVPMPGRNLPPEQVAEARGFADGFALRLRLHDAATHLKAAPKEPVARAVFDAVETARVEALGSRGYAGIADNLDHALEMKMRSDPISRARTRDEVPLSTAVQLLVRERLTGREAPAASALGLALVRDWIEDKGGADLDALALAIDDQATFAQLVGNLLQDLELTEGDLAPDESDDSGGEDEGTDSPDEDEADAGDEPGETGEGEIDARGEQREGETEEGEDSEQQEGEFEDGEGEPGDAGEEGMMPVRPNRPWSDLPPQFEYAAYTTQYDEIVAATDLCDDEELVRLRAYLDTQLSNLQGVVTKLANRLQRRLMAQQNRSWDFDQDEGLLDAARLARVVVNPMQSLSYKVEKDTEFKDTVVTLLIDNSGSMRGRPISIAAISADILARTLERVGVKTEILGFTTRAWKGGQSREKWLGEGRPPQPGRLNDVRHIVYKQADEPWRRAKKSLGLMMREGLLKENIDGEALLWAHSRLIARPEDRKILMVISDGAPVDDSTLSVNSGSYLERHLRQVIGWIESRSPVGLVAIGIGHDVTRYYSRAVTIMDVDQLAGTMIEQLAALFDLEP is encoded by the coding sequence ATGCCGACCGACTCACCCCTCGACCAGTTCAAGTCCGTTCTTGCCGGGACAGCGCGGGCGCTCAGCAACGAGCCGGAGCTGGAACTCGCTTTCAGCGCGGATGCGCCCGCGCAGTCGGGGCGGCATCTCAAGGTTCCGATGCCCGGCCGCAACCTGCCGCCCGAGCAGGTGGCCGAAGCGCGCGGCTTTGCCGATGGCTTCGCGCTGCGGCTGCGGCTGCACGACGCCGCCACGCATCTCAAGGCCGCGCCCAAGGAGCCGGTCGCACGCGCCGTATTCGACGCGGTTGAGACCGCCCGTGTCGAGGCGCTGGGATCGCGCGGCTATGCGGGAATCGCCGACAATCTCGACCATGCGCTTGAGATGAAGATGCGGTCGGACCCGATCAGCCGCGCCCGTACGCGCGACGAGGTTCCGCTGTCCACTGCGGTGCAGCTGCTGGTGCGCGAGCGGCTGACCGGGCGCGAGGCGCCTGCCGCCTCCGCGCTTGGTCTGGCGCTGGTGCGCGACTGGATCGAGGACAAGGGCGGCGCCGATCTCGACGCGCTGGCGCTGGCGATCGACGATCAGGCGACGTTTGCGCAGCTGGTCGGCAATCTGCTCCAGGATCTCGAACTGACCGAGGGCGATCTGGCCCCCGATGAGTCGGATGACAGCGGTGGCGAGGACGAAGGGACGGACTCGCCCGACGAGGACGAGGCCGACGCGGGCGACGAGCCGGGCGAGACCGGCGAGGGCGAGATCGACGCGCGCGGCGAACAGCGCGAGGGCGAGACCGAAGAGGGCGAAGACTCCGAACAGCAGGAGGGCGAGTTCGAGGACGGCGAGGGTGAGCCCGGCGATGCGGGGGAGGAGGGCATGATGCCCGTCCGCCCCAATCGCCCCTGGTCCGATCTGCCACCCCAATTCGAATATGCCGCCTATACGACGCAATATGATGAGATCGTCGCCGCCACCGACCTGTGCGACGATGAGGAGCTGGTACGGCTGCGCGCCTATCTCGATACGCAATTGTCGAACCTTCAGGGCGTGGTGACCAAGCTCGCCAACCGGCTCCAGCGGCGGTTGATGGCGCAGCAGAATCGCAGCTGGGATTTCGACCAGGACGAAGGGCTGCTCGACGCCGCTCGACTGGCGCGCGTGGTGGTCAATCCAATGCAGTCGCTGTCGTACAAGGTCGAGAAGGACACCGAGTTCAAGGACACGGTCGTCACGCTGCTGATCGACAATAGTGGATCGATGCGCGGGCGGCCGATCAGCATCGCGGCGATCAGCGCCGACATCCTCGCCCGCACGCTGGAGCGCGTTGGGGTGAAGACCGAGATCCTCGGCTTCACGACACGCGCGTGGAAGGGCGGCCAGAGCCGCGAGAAATGGCTGGGCGAGGGCCGCCCGCCCCAGCCCGGGCGCCTCAACGACGTGCGGCACATCGTCTATAAACAGGCCGACGAGCCGTGGCGGCGTGCCAAGAAGTCCCTTGGCCTGATGATGCGCGAGGGGCTGCTCAAGGAAAATATCGACGGCGAGGCGCTGCTTTGGGCGCACAGCCGCCTGATCGCGCGGCCGGAGGATCGCAAGATCCTGATGGTCATCAGCGACGGCGCGCCGGTCGACGATTCGACGCTGAGCGTCAACAGCGGCTCCTATCTGGAGCGGCATCTGCGCCAAGTGATCGGATGGATCGAAAGCCGCTCGCCGGTCGGCCTCGTCGCGATCGGCATCGGCCATGACGTCACGCGCTATTACAGCCGTGCGGTGACGATCATGGATGTCGACCAGCTTGCCGGGACGATGATCGAACAGCTTGCCGCGCTGTTCGATCTGGAGCCGTGA
- a CDS encoding TonB-dependent receptor — protein MTRISSDGRSAAPAFLALAAIGFVASAPAYATDAAADPVDEQDQRADVVVTGKEVKSEQESPKATRPVRDTPQTVTILTAKTIEEQNLLTLRDVLTTVPGITFGAGEGGGGYGDSITLRGYSANTDITVDGVRDSAQYTRTDSFNLEQIEVVNGANSVYSGAGSVGGSINIVTKRPLERTQIVANAGIGTDDYYRGTVDANIRASEFIAFRLNAMVHKNDIPGRDVENYERWGVAPSVTLGIGGPTSLTLQYLHQEDTNIPQYGVPYYVGSGGLIHEVDKSDYFGYRNVDTQRINVDQATAIFDHEFSDSISIRNLTRWQDVRQFARVNPPQGSFCLSTGLLATGAPCPATVPAGYYLPSGPRGTTRSSRNQLGYTQTDLKAEFGTGGVAHTLVLGFSAAWEKYFLESGNSQRNADGSNPNSSYPLINIANPNEVVVGPAGFTYGSNVYTGPINFIPTARQNGELENFAVYLFDTIAFSDQLELNGGVRYEHNSGWYRADTVASSGANLGQVTPGERFENSDDLFSYRVGLVFKPVPEVSLYAAYGNSKTPSKTSVNGSCTAATCNVKPESALNYEIGAKAELMGGDLLLTFAAFRNERDQYKVASADPLIPEQQLDGRSRVNGIALGAVGQISDAWSITANYTYLDSEILQSVADGVADPAVGADLQNTPTHSGSLFTTYTLPFGLRVGYGVTFQGDFALNLPTATNNEIYRVQDYWVHNAFLAYDFTENFSAQLNIKNATDADYFTRIRNNAGSSVGWATAGESRSAVLTLGYRF, from the coding sequence ATGACTCGTATTTCGTCGGACGGCCGCAGCGCCGCGCCTGCCTTCCTCGCGCTCGCTGCAATCGGCTTCGTCGCGTCTGCTCCGGCCTATGCAACTGACGCGGCCGCCGATCCGGTGGACGAACAGGACCAGCGCGCCGACGTCGTCGTCACCGGCAAGGAAGTAAAGTCGGAGCAGGAAAGTCCCAAGGCGACGCGCCCGGTCCGCGACACGCCGCAGACCGTGACGATCCTGACCGCCAAGACGATCGAGGAACAGAATCTCCTCACCCTGCGCGACGTGCTGACCACCGTGCCCGGAATCACCTTTGGCGCAGGCGAGGGCGGCGGCGGCTATGGCGATTCCATCACGCTACGCGGCTATTCGGCGAATACCGACATCACCGTTGATGGGGTGCGCGACAGCGCGCAATATACCCGCACCGACAGCTTCAACCTCGAACAGATCGAGGTCGTGAATGGCGCCAACTCGGTCTATTCGGGCGCCGGGTCGGTCGGCGGTTCGATCAATATCGTCACCAAGCGTCCGCTTGAGCGCACGCAGATCGTCGCCAATGCCGGGATCGGCACCGACGATTATTATCGCGGCACGGTGGATGCCAATATCCGCGCCAGCGAGTTCATCGCCTTCCGCCTCAACGCGATGGTACACAAGAACGACATTCCCGGTCGCGATGTGGAGAATTACGAGCGCTGGGGCGTCGCGCCCTCGGTGACGCTGGGCATTGGCGGGCCGACCAGCCTGACGCTGCAATATCTGCATCAGGAAGATACCAATATCCCGCAATATGGCGTCCCCTATTATGTGGGGTCGGGCGGGTTGATCCATGAAGTCGATAAGAGCGACTATTTCGGCTACCGCAATGTCGATACGCAGCGGATCAATGTCGATCAGGCGACCGCGATCTTCGACCATGAATTCAGCGACAGCATCAGCATCCGCAACCTGACCCGGTGGCAGGATGTCCGCCAGTTCGCGCGCGTCAATCCGCCGCAGGGCAGCTTCTGCCTCTCGACCGGCCTGCTCGCGACCGGCGCGCCCTGTCCGGCAACCGTCCCGGCGGGCTATTACCTCCCCTCCGGCCCGCGCGGCACGACGCGCAGTTCGCGCAACCAGCTCGGCTATACCCAGACCGATCTGAAGGCCGAATTCGGCACGGGCGGGGTGGCCCATACGCTGGTGCTCGGCTTTTCCGCGGCGTGGGAGAAATATTTCCTCGAAAGCGGCAATTCACAGCGCAATGCCGACGGCAGCAATCCCAATTCCAGCTATCCGCTCATCAACATCGCCAATCCGAACGAGGTCGTCGTGGGTCCCGCAGGCTTCACCTATGGCAGCAACGTCTATACCGGCCCGATCAACTTCATCCCGACCGCGCGCCAGAATGGCGAACTCGAAAACTTCGCCGTCTATCTGTTCGACACGATCGCCTTTTCCGACCAGCTGGAGCTGAATGGCGGGGTGCGGTACGAGCATAACAGCGGCTGGTATCGCGCCGATACGGTTGCTTCGAGCGGCGCCAATCTGGGCCAGGTGACACCGGGCGAGCGCTTCGAGAATAGCGACGATCTGTTTAGCTATCGCGTCGGCCTTGTCTTCAAGCCGGTGCCGGAGGTCAGCCTCTACGCGGCCTATGGAAACTCCAAGACTCCGTCCAAAACCTCGGTCAACGGCTCCTGCACTGCGGCGACATGCAACGTAAAGCCGGAAAGTGCGCTCAACTACGAGATCGGGGCCAAGGCCGAACTGATGGGTGGCGATCTGCTGCTGACTTTCGCCGCGTTCCGCAACGAGCGCGACCAGTATAAGGTCGCCTCCGCCGACCCGCTGATCCCCGAACAGCAGCTCGACGGCCGTTCGCGCGTCAACGGCATCGCATTGGGTGCGGTGGGACAGATCAGCGACGCCTGGTCGATCACCGCCAACTACACCTATCTCGACAGCGAGATCCTGCAGAGCGTCGCCGACGGCGTCGCTGACCCGGCAGTGGGTGCCGATCTTCAGAACACGCCGACCCATTCGGGCAGCCTGTTCACGACCTACACACTGCCGTTCGGGCTGCGCGTGGGGTACGGCGTCACTTTTCAGGGCGATTTCGCACTGAACCTGCCGACCGCGACCAACAACGAGATCTATCGCGTTCAGGACTATTGGGTGCACAACGCGTTCTTGGCCTATGACTTTACCGAGAATTTCTCGGCACAGCTCAACATCAAGAACGCGACCGACGCGGATTATTTCACGCGAATCCGCAACAATGCCGGTTCCAGTGTTGGCTGGGCAACCGCAGGCGAAAGCCGCTCGGCAGTGCTGACGCTGGGTTATCGCTTCTAG
- a CDS encoding DUF2271 domain-containing protein, whose amino-acid sequence MQFRVTGLTATALGAGLFAPGMAAAQTLDVSITIPRLTVAEYHRPYVAVWVEKEGGPAKTLAVWYDVDLKNNEGTKWLRDIRQWWRASGRTMRFPAAGVTGATKAPGTHKLSFRPQLAPGNYTLVVEAAREVGGRELVRLPFSLPKGGTVRASGKSELGAVTLTVKR is encoded by the coding sequence ATGCAGTTTCGCGTTACCGGATTGACCGCCACCGCGCTTGGCGCGGGCCTGTTTGCGCCCGGAATGGCTGCGGCGCAGACGCTCGACGTCTCGATCACCATCCCGCGCCTGACGGTGGCCGAATATCACCGGCCCTATGTCGCGGTCTGGGTCGAGAAGGAGGGTGGTCCTGCAAAGACGCTCGCCGTCTGGTACGATGTCGATCTCAAGAACAATGAGGGCACCAAATGGCTGCGCGACATCCGCCAATGGTGGCGCGCGTCGGGCCGCACGATGCGCTTCCCCGCCGCCGGGGTCACCGGCGCGACCAAGGCGCCTGGCACACATAAGCTGAGCTTCAGGCCGCAACTGGCGCCCGGCAACTATACCCTGGTGGTGGAGGCCGCGCGCGAAGTCGGCGGTCGCGAGCTGGTCCGCCTGCCCTTCTCGCTGCCCAAGGGCGGCACCGTCCGTGCCTCGGGCAAGTCCGAACTTGGAGCGGTAACGCTCACCGTCAAGCGCTGA
- a CDS encoding ribbon-helix-helix domain-containing protein, with protein sequence MIAPPPGGFHPPVKRSITIAAHATSISLEPPFWRALEAAARARAMPLNALVAQIDHLRIQADAPPNLASALRSWLLDEATHTQQNENDSHLR encoded by the coding sequence GTGATCGCGCCGCCCCCGGGCGGATTCCATCCGCCGGTCAAGCGCAGCATCACGATTGCCGCACATGCCACCTCCATCAGTCTGGAACCACCATTCTGGCGCGCGCTGGAGGCAGCGGCGCGCGCGCGCGCGATGCCGCTCAATGCGCTCGTCGCGCAGATCGACCATCTGCGCATTCAGGCCGACGCGCCGCCAAACCTTGCCAGCGCGCTACGTAGCTGGCTCCTCGACGAAGCCACGCACACGCAACAAAATGAAAATGACTCGCATTTACGTTGA
- a CDS encoding PepSY-associated TM helix domain-containing protein, whose translation MHGTTTTARAKRSRKAFWLKQLHTWHWISSAISLVGLLLFAVTGFTLNHAADIEGSPQTVERTGQLPAPLLAAIRPDDAPDAKKPLPPEVADWVEGNLDVPRARADAEWSADEIYLALPRPGGDGWVAIDRASGAITTESTSRGWIAWLNDLHKGRNSGIVWKWFIDIFVLACIVFSLTGLVLLQMHAKNRPSTWPLVGAGLVIPAILAIFFIHI comes from the coding sequence ATGCACGGCACCACCACGACCGCGCGCGCCAAGCGCAGCCGCAAAGCCTTTTGGCTGAAGCAGTTGCACACCTGGCACTGGATCAGCTCGGCGATCAGCCTGGTCGGGCTGTTGCTGTTCGCGGTTACCGGATTCACGCTCAACCACGCTGCCGATATCGAAGGGTCGCCGCAGACGGTGGAGCGCACGGGCCAGCTGCCTGCCCCGCTGCTCGCCGCGATCCGCCCCGACGACGCGCCGGATGCGAAGAAGCCGTTGCCGCCGGAAGTTGCCGATTGGGTCGAGGGCAATCTGGACGTCCCCCGCGCACGCGCCGATGCCGAATGGTCCGCCGACGAAATCTACCTCGCGCTTCCGCGGCCCGGTGGCGACGGCTGGGTCGCGATCGACCGGGCGAGCGGCGCGATCACGACCGAGAGCACCAGTCGCGGCTGGATCGCCTGGCTGAACGACCTCCACAAGGGCCGCAACAGCGGCATCGTGTGGAAATGGTTCATCGACATCTTCGTGCTCGCCTGCATCGTCTTTTCGCTGACCGGCCTCGTGCTGCTCCAGATGCACGCGAAGAACCGCCCGAGCACGTGGCCGCTGGTCGGCGCAGGCCTCGTCATCCCCGCCATCCTCGCGATCTTTTTCATCCATATCTGA
- a CDS encoding FAD:protein FMN transferase — MERFGGETMGTRWSAQIVAPPPGVGAAIRGVLATVVAQMSHWEPASQLSRINAAAPGAWHGIAPEFVAVMGVALEVAARSGGAFDPAMGALVDLWGFGPPGPRPDAPQPAAIDAARAAIGLGAIELDAALLRLRRIRPAQLDLSGVAKGYAVDAVAAKLRALGCADFLVEIGGELVGAGIRPDGQPWWVDVEAPPGMALPPLRIALHGIAVATSGDYRRNSAAGNHSIDPRTGHPIAHGTASVTVIHADCCHADAWASALTVLESEAAMALAKREGLAVQLVVRGRGEWLSGALRAMLE, encoded by the coding sequence GTGGAGCGGTTCGGCGGGGAGACGATGGGGACGCGCTGGTCGGCGCAGATCGTCGCCCCGCCGCCCGGCGTTGGGGCAGCGATCCGAGGCGTGCTGGCCACCGTCGTCGCGCAGATGAGCCATTGGGAGCCAGCCTCGCAGCTCAGCCGGATCAACGCCGCCGCACCGGGCGCGTGGCACGGCATCGCGCCGGAATTCGTGGCGGTCATGGGCGTTGCGCTGGAGGTCGCGGCGCGCTCGGGCGGTGCGTTCGACCCGGCAATGGGCGCGCTGGTCGATCTGTGGGGCTTTGGCCCGCCGGGTCCGCGCCCCGATGCACCACAGCCCGCCGCGATCGACGCTGCGCGCGCGGCGATCGGATTGGGCGCAATCGAACTCGATGCCGCCCTGCTCCGACTGCGCCGCATCCGACCGGCGCAGCTCGACCTGTCGGGGGTCGCCAAAGGCTATGCGGTCGATGCGGTCGCGGCCAAGTTGCGGGCGCTCGGCTGCGCCGATTTCCTCGTCGAGATCGGCGGCGAGCTGGTCGGTGCGGGCATCCGGCCCGATGGCCAGCCCTGGTGGGTCGATGTCGAGGCACCGCCGGGCATGGCGCTGCCGCCGCTGCGGATCGCGCTGCACGGGATCGCGGTGGCGACGTCGGGGGATTATCGCCGGAATTCGGCTGCGGGCAACCACAGCATCGACCCACGCACCGGCCACCCGATCGCGCATGGCACGGCGAGTGTCACCGTGATCCACGCCGATTGCTGTCACGCCGATGCCTGGGCGAGTGCCCTGACGGTGCTGGAGTCCGAGGCGGCGATGGCGCTGGCGAAGCGCGAGGGGCTGGCGGTGCAGTTGGTGGTGCGGGGTCGGGGTGAGTGGCTGTCGGGCGCGTTGCGGGCGATGCTGGAGTAG
- a CDS encoding DUF4198 domain-containing protein, translating to MKLRTILIATAVAAVAIPASVQAHRQWMLPSMTVISGEGDDVWITVDAAVSNDLFYFEHQPMRADISVMLPDGTSGEVKNKAQGRYRTTFDVQIQKRGTYKIFYASEGVMGTYKLNGEEKRLPRGTTAATLASAIPAGATDVRTTTSSNRNEIFVTAGEPTTTVFRPTGKGIELVPVTHPNDLIVGEDATFQFLLDGKPASGLTVTVIPGGIRYRDQLNQQDLTTDADGKVMVKWGEPGMYWINVTTPRAAREEGAPPAPGGRRASYVTTLEVMAP from the coding sequence ATGAAGCTCCGTACCATATTGATCGCCACAGCCGTCGCTGCGGTCGCCATTCCCGCCAGTGTCCAGGCACATCGCCAGTGGATGCTCCCGTCGATGACCGTCATCTCGGGCGAGGGCGACGATGTCTGGATCACGGTTGACGCCGCCGTGTCCAACGACCTGTTCTATTTCGAGCATCAACCGATGCGTGCCGATATCAGTGTGATGCTGCCCGACGGCACGTCGGGCGAGGTGAAGAACAAGGCGCAGGGTCGCTATCGCACCACCTTCGACGTGCAGATTCAGAAACGCGGCACCTACAAGATTTTCTACGCCAGCGAGGGCGTGATGGGGACGTACAAGCTGAACGGCGAGGAAAAGCGCCTGCCCCGCGGCACCACCGCCGCCACGCTCGCCAGCGCCATCCCGGCGGGCGCCACCGATGTCCGCACGACCACCAGCAGCAACCGCAACGAAATTTTCGTGACCGCGGGCGAACCGACCACCACGGTGTTCAGGCCGACCGGCAAGGGGATCGAACTGGTCCCGGTAACTCACCCCAACGACCTGATTGTCGGTGAAGACGCGACCTTCCAGTTCCTGCTCGACGGCAAGCCCGCGAGCGGCCTGACGGTGACCGTCATTCCGGGCGGCATCCGCTATCGCGACCAGCTGAACCAGCAGGATTTGACGACGGACGCCGACGGCAAGGTCATGGTGAAATGGGGCGAGCCGGGCATGTACTGGATCAACGTCACCACCCCGCGCGCCGCGCGTGAAGAGGGCGCCCCGCCCGCCCCCGGCGGTCGCCGTGCGAGCTATGTCACGACGCTGGAGGTCATGGCGCCCTGA
- a CDS encoding Fe2+-dependent dioxygenase — MLIAIPDLLDRLGIASLRRIIDDAPWQDGNATSGHQSALAKRNEQLPEASEAAHQAGRMVLDALGKSPLFFAAALPLKVFPPLFNRYGVGQTFDIHVDNAIRIQRGSDFRIRSDLSMTVFLEDPAAYDGGELVIEDQFGVQTVKLPAGHGVLYPSSSLHKVLPVTRGRRVASFFWIQSMVRDDGARRILFDLDQSVQRLTAQLGGTDRSVIELTGVYHNLLRRWADA, encoded by the coding sequence ATGCTGATCGCAATCCCCGACCTGCTCGACCGTCTTGGCATCGCATCCTTGCGGCGGATCATTGACGATGCCCCCTGGCAGGACGGCAACGCCACCTCCGGCCATCAGTCGGCGCTGGCCAAGCGCAACGAACAGTTACCCGAGGCGAGCGAGGCGGCGCATCAGGCCGGGCGCATGGTGCTCGACGCGCTCGGAAAGTCACCGCTGTTCTTCGCGGCCGCGCTGCCGCTCAAGGTCTTCCCCCCGCTGTTCAACCGCTATGGCGTCGGCCAGACCTTCGACATCCATGTCGACAATGCGATCCGCATCCAGCGCGGCTCGGACTTCCGCATCCGCAGCGACCTGTCGATGACCGTCTTCCTCGAAGACCCTGCCGCGTATGACGGCGGCGAGCTGGTGATCGAGGACCAGTTCGGGGTGCAGACCGTGAAGCTTCCCGCCGGACATGGCGTGCTCTATCCGTCTTCCAGCCTTCACAAGGTGTTGCCCGTGACGCGCGGTCGCCGTGTCGCCTCCTTCTTCTGGATCCAGTCGATGGTCCGCGACGATGGTGCGCGGCGCATCCTGTTCGACCTCGACCAGAGCGTCCAGCGCCTGACCGCCCAGCTCGGCGGCACCGACCGCAGCGTGATCGAACTGACCGGGGTGTATCACAATTTGTTGCGCCGCTGGGCGGACGCCTGA